In Cercospora beticola chromosome 3, complete sequence, the following proteins share a genomic window:
- a CDS encoding uncharacterized protein (BUSCO:EOG09260OQ8), which yields MAVSLQGVADLLKASLNPSQRAQAEASLKAEEAKPGFSLSLLQIVATDSFELNIRLSSALLFKNFVKRNWVDENGTHKLPDNEVNTIKSELIGLMVRVPPNIQAQLGDAISVIADSDFWERWNTLVDDLVSRLTPDNATVNNGVLQVAHSIFKRWEPLYRSDDLYTEINHVLSKFAAPFLQLWENTDRQITQNQSNPAVLKAHYATLDLILKLVYDLSTHDMPPQFEESLPAVSGLLHKYLTYENAALNTDDESEAGPLEYVRAGVFKVLNLYTRKYDDEFKPHVPQFIGTSWTFLTNIGPEAKYDLVVSRALEFLTTIASIPEHAQSFNNADVLGQVTEKVVIPNLSLRESDIETFEDEPIEYIRRDLEGSDEDTRRRAATNFLRKLQEQFEKPVTDVVTQYINHFLAEYSKDREANWKSKDTAVHLFSSIAAKGAATAAKGVLSVNPNTDVISFFQTNVAEDLTNANAQPLLKVDAIKYLYIFRSILSAEQWQAAFPLLVQHLNSSNYVVYTYAAVAVDRALYLTNDQRQPIIPRDSILPLAKDLLQHLFTLITKDSKPEKVQENEFLMKCVMRVLIVIRDGLVQILDLVLTNLVNITEVIRHNPSNPGFCYYHFESLGATIRFAGPVQPEKIENTLFPVFMEVLQSSVEEFTPYIFQLYAQIVASSPSGTISPNFQQLVGPILTPSMWDSKGNVPALTRLLLEIVPRGAQQIATAGQTEAVLLVFQKLVASKAYEGYAMDIIEMVVKSFPPSALENYWPTILQLMFHRLTNTKTEQFTLRFVRFYHLVSALSDQGLGADFFIAKADAVQANAFTPLYTGIILPDTQKLSRPFDRKTACLSLTRTLADSQAFVERYAKRGWTITCEALLKLLINPPLPPAADDNVIEDRDVDELGFGAAFTQLNTCKRPSQDPWPEVQDVKAWVGTTLREADKKHNGRIGQFVNEKLDAQGKAALQQVMSG from the exons ATGGCTGTGTCACTGCAGGGCGTGGCAGATCTGCTCAAGGCCAGTCTGAACCCCTCGCAGCGAGCTCAAG CCGAAGCATCACTCAAAGCTGAGGAGGCAAAGCCTGGCTTCTCGCTCTCACTCCTCCAAATCGTTGCCACAGACTCCTTCGAACTCAACATCCGACTCTCCAGCGCTCTGTTATTCAAAAACTTTGTGAAGCGAAATTGGGTCGACGAGAACGGGACACACAAGCTTCCGGACAATGAGGTGAACACAATCAAGAGCGAGCTCATTGGGCTCATGGTACGAGTGCCTCCAAATATCCAGGCGCAGCTAGGTGATGCTATTAGCGTCATTGCAGACAGTGACTTCTGGGAGCGGTGGAACACACTCGTGGATGATCTGGTGTCAAGACTGACCCCAGATAATGCTACCGTCAACAATGGTGTACTACAGGTGGCTCATTCTATCTTCAAGCGATGGGAGCCACTCTACCGCTCTGACGACCTGTACACCGAGATCAACCATGTTCTCTCCAAATTCGCGGCACCCTTCCTTCAGCTCTGGGAGAACACCGACAGACAAATCACACAAAACCAGAGCAACCCAGCAGTGCTCAAAGCACACTACGCGACCCTTGATCTCATTCTCAAGCTGGTCTACGATCTATCGACCCACGATATGCCTCCACAATTCGAAGAGTCTCTTCCTGCCGTATCTGGCCTGCTGCACAAATATTTGACCTACGAGAACGCCGCGCTGAACACTGATGATGAGTCCGAAGCTGGTCCGCTGGAATACGTAAGAGCAGGTGTCTTCAAGGTTCTGAATTTGTACACTCGGAAGTACGACGATGAGTTCAAGCCACACGTACCACAATTCATCGGAACATCTTGGACGTTCTTGACAAATATCGGACCGGAAGCCAAGTACGATCTCGTGGTCAGCAGAGCGCTGGAGTTCTTGACTACCATCGCTAGCATTCCAGAGCATGCACAGAGCTTCAACAATGCCGATGTGCTTGGACAAGTGACGGAGAAGGTCGTTATACCAAATCTGTCTTTGCGAGAATCGGACATTGAAACGTTCGAGGATGAGCCTATCGAATACATTCGCAGGGATCTGGAGGGTTCAGACGAAGATACGAGGCGCAGAGCTGCCACCAACTTCTTGCGGAAACTGCAGGAACAATTCGAAAAGCCTGTGACAGATGTGGTCACACAATACATCAACCACTTTCTCGCAGAGTACTCAAAAGACCGCGAGGCGAACTGGAAGTCGAAGGATACTGCCGTGCACCTTttctcctccatcgcagcGAAGGGTGCAGCAACAGCCGCCAAAGGTGTCTTGAGCGTCAACCCCAACACGGACGTGATCAGCTTCTTTCAGACCAATGTGGCAGAAGACCTGACAAACGCCAATGCACAGCCATTGCTAAAGGTTGATGCCATAAAATACTTGTACATCTTCCGCAGCATCCTCTCGGCAGAACAGTGGCAAGCGGCGTTTCCACTTCTCGTGCAGCACCTGAACTCGTCGAACTACGTGGTCTACACGTATGCTGCCGTGGCAGTCGACCGCGCCCTCTATCTCACGAACGATCAGCGGCAACCCATCATTCCACGAGATAGCATCCTCCCACTGGCCAAAGACCTACTGCAACACCTTTTCACCCTCATCACCAAAGACTCCAAACCTGAGAAGGTTCAGGAGAATGAATTTTTGATGAAATGTGTAATGCGAGTCTTGATCGTGATCCGCGATGGTCTTGTGCAAATCCTGGACCTGGTCCTGACAAATCTCGTCAACATCACCGAAGTCATTCGTCACAACCCATCAAACCCAGGATTCTGCTACTACCACTTCGAATCTTTGGGAGCTACAATTCGATTTGCTGGCCCAGTTCAGCCGGAGAAAATTGAAAACACCTTGTTCCCCGTGTTCATGGAAGTCTTGCAATCATCAGTGGAAGAGTTCACACCCTACATCTTCCAGCTGTATGCCCAGATCGTTGCGAGCAGTCCCTCAGGGACGATCTCGCCGAATTTCCAGCAGCTCGTGGGACCCATCCTCACACCTAGCATGTGGGACAGCAAAGGCAACGTTCCTGCCTTGACGCGGCTGCTCCTCGAAATCGTACCTCGCGGCGCTCAGCAGATCGCCACTGCTGGGCAGACTGAGGCTGTGCTCTTGGTGTTCCAGAAGCTTGTGGCCAGCAAGGCATACGAGGGATACGCTATGGACATCATCGAGATGGTAGTCAAGAGCTTCCCACCCAGCGCGCTAGAGAACTACTGGCCTACAATCTTGCAGCTTATGTTCCATCGTCTCACAAACACAAAGACCGAGCAATTCACCCTCCGCTTCGTGCGTTTCTACCATCTGGTGTCCGCGCTTAGTGACCAAGGTCTCGGCGCTGATTTCTTCATTGCAAAGGCCGATGCTGTGCAGGCAAATGCTTTCACACCTCTCTACACTGGCATTATCCTCCCTGATACGCAGAAACTCAGCAGGCCATTCGATCGCAAGACGGCTTGTTTGTCGCTGACGCGGACCCTCGCTGACAGTCAGGCGTTCGTGGAGAGATACGCCAAACGTGGCTGGACAATCACCTGTGAGGCATTGTTGAAGCTCCTCATCAACCCACCTTTGCCGCCCGCCGCAGATGACAACGTGATTGAGGATCGAGATGTCGATGAACTGGGCTTTGGAGCGGCTTTTACA